A window of the Gemmatirosa kalamazoonensis genome harbors these coding sequences:
- a CDS encoding ABC transporter permease: MTLARLLHRREAGTFAGLLLLSLVLWAATPYFATVDNLVNVLEQSAIVGVLSVGMTFVILTGGIDLSVGSLVALAGIAFGAASHAGLPTVLAVLAALVVGGASGLANGLLVSPGRLPPFIATLGTMSVARGAALMLTGGRPISGFPTSVRAIAHAEPLGIPAPVLLMLAVYAAAHVALTRTVLGRYVYAVGGNEVAAALSGVSVSAWKRVVYVLSGVASALTGVLLVARLDSAQPVAGLGYELDAIAAVVIGGASLMGGAGTVLGTLVGALLMTVLRNGLNLLSVSSYLQQVAIGLVIIAAVVVDMTLRRRSEKPTK; this comes from the coding sequence GTGACGCTCGCGCGCCTCCTGCACCGCCGCGAGGCCGGCACGTTCGCCGGGCTGCTGCTGCTCTCCCTCGTGCTGTGGGCGGCGACGCCGTACTTCGCCACCGTCGACAACCTCGTCAACGTTCTCGAGCAGTCGGCGATCGTCGGCGTGCTGTCCGTCGGCATGACGTTCGTGATTCTCACCGGCGGGATCGATCTCTCCGTCGGCTCGCTCGTCGCGCTCGCCGGCATCGCGTTCGGCGCCGCGTCGCACGCCGGTCTGCCGACGGTGCTCGCCGTGCTCGCCGCGCTCGTCGTCGGCGGCGCGTCGGGTCTCGCGAACGGGCTCCTCGTCTCCCCGGGGCGTCTCCCGCCGTTCATCGCCACGCTCGGCACCATGTCCGTCGCGCGCGGGGCGGCGCTCATGCTCACCGGCGGGCGGCCGATCTCCGGCTTCCCGACGTCGGTGCGCGCCATCGCGCACGCCGAGCCGTTAGGCATTCCGGCGCCGGTGCTGCTCATGCTCGCCGTCTACGCGGCCGCGCACGTCGCGCTCACGCGCACGGTCCTCGGCCGGTACGTCTACGCGGTGGGCGGCAACGAGGTCGCCGCCGCGCTCTCCGGCGTGAGCGTGTCGGCGTGGAAGCGCGTGGTCTACGTCCTGAGCGGCGTCGCGAGCGCGCTCACCGGCGTGCTCCTCGTGGCGCGGCTCGACTCCGCGCAGCCCGTCGCGGGCCTCGGCTACGAGCTCGACGCGATCGCCGCCGTCGTCATCGGCGGCGCGAGCCTCATGGGCGGCGCCGGCACCGTCCTCGGCACGCTCGTCGGCGCGCTGCTCATGACGGTGCTGCGCAACGGTCTCAACCTCCTCAGCGTCTCGTCGTACCTCCAGCAGGTCGCCATCGGCCTCGTCATCATCGCCGCGGTGGTCGTCGACATGACGCTCCGCCGCCGCTCGGAGAAGCCCACCAAATGA
- a CDS encoding MFS transporter — MTSDIHRDTHPDRWRTLVLLATAELLGMSLWFAASAVSAQYQARWHLSPSETGWLTTVVQVGFVAGTATSALLNLADVVPSRRLFALSAVVGAAANAGLLAADAYAAALLCRFLTGVALAGVYPPAMKMIATWFRARRGLAVGTIVGALTIGKATPYLVHAFPGAGIRPVVAATSAAALVGALLVGVGYRDGPYPFPPRPFSWGLVGTIVRDRPWRLAMGGYLGHMWELYAAWTWLPVFIAASGFAAGRASALAFAALAVGGLGCVWGGLAADRRGREWLVVVSMAASGACAMLIGLTFARSAGALVVVALAWGFFVIADSAQFSVLVTESVPPHAVGTALTVQTSIGFLLTMVSIQLVPLLAARVGWRWAFVFLAVGPALGIASIRRLARSRGA, encoded by the coding sequence GTGACGAGCGACATCCACCGCGACACCCACCCGGATCGCTGGCGCACCCTCGTACTGCTCGCGACGGCCGAGCTCCTCGGCATGTCGCTCTGGTTCGCGGCGAGCGCCGTGAGCGCGCAGTACCAGGCGCGCTGGCACCTCTCCCCGTCCGAGACCGGCTGGCTCACCACCGTCGTGCAGGTGGGCTTCGTGGCCGGCACCGCGACGTCCGCGCTGCTCAACCTCGCTGACGTCGTCCCGTCGCGGCGACTGTTCGCGCTCTCCGCGGTCGTCGGCGCGGCGGCGAACGCCGGGCTGCTCGCCGCCGACGCGTATGCCGCGGCGCTCCTCTGCCGCTTCCTCACCGGCGTCGCGCTCGCCGGCGTCTACCCGCCGGCGATGAAGATGATCGCCACCTGGTTCCGCGCCCGCCGCGGTCTCGCCGTCGGCACCATCGTCGGCGCGCTCACGATCGGCAAGGCGACGCCGTACCTCGTGCACGCGTTCCCCGGCGCCGGGATCCGCCCCGTCGTCGCCGCGACGTCCGCCGCCGCGCTCGTCGGCGCACTGCTCGTCGGCGTCGGCTACCGCGACGGGCCGTACCCGTTTCCGCCGCGGCCGTTCTCGTGGGGACTCGTCGGCACCATCGTGCGCGATCGTCCCTGGCGGCTCGCGATGGGCGGCTACCTCGGGCACATGTGGGAGCTCTACGCGGCGTGGACGTGGCTCCCCGTGTTCATCGCCGCGAGCGGGTTCGCGGCGGGGCGTGCGAGCGCGCTCGCGTTCGCCGCGCTCGCGGTCGGCGGGCTCGGGTGCGTGTGGGGCGGGCTCGCCGCCGACCGGCGTGGGCGCGAGTGGCTCGTCGTCGTGTCGATGGCGGCGAGCGGCGCCTGCGCGATGCTCATCGGGCTCACGTTCGCGCGCTCGGCCGGCGCGCTCGTCGTCGTCGCGCTCGCGTGGGGGTTCTTCGTCATCGCCGACAGCGCGCAGTTCTCGGTGCTCGTCACCGAGAGCGTCCCCCCGCACGCCGTCGGCACCGCGCTCACCGTACAGACGTCGATCGGCTTCCTGCTGACGATGGTCTCCATCCAGCTCGTGCCGCTGCTCGCCGCGCGCGTCGGCTGGCGGTGGGCCTTCGTGTTCCTCGCCGTCGGTCCCGCGCTCGGCATCGCGAGCATCCGGCGGCTGGCGCGATCGCGAGGTGCCTAA
- a CDS encoding CHASE domain-containing sensor histidine kinase, with amino-acid sequence MSVPPHADPARDAPDADASSGSAGAGASAASASERPKERVVLDDRPSVSAHAVFMSAARGLRRPWWRARLPAFMLAGTLLLTVAASSFVLMSLHASDAARFDNAVQSAADRVSGRFDTYVALLYGARGLFAASDDVTAAEFGAYVDRLELGVHYRGVRGIGFSRRLDVGPRVDSAALARAVRRDGSPATFVWPGGVRDEYHAIVYLEPRDARNRAALGYDMHTDPTRRDAMDRARDTGLPAASGVVRLKQEIDADEQSGFLVYVPVYTGGVTPADTAARREALRGFVYAPFRGGDLFAGIFGSEKEPRVAFRVFDGIDTTSTPLYATPGAPVAHVAEGRRAASADEATRLLSVVPLDVGGRVWTLVFTPLPETTASTRNTLIVSAVALFGLLLGALLFQITAAEVRARESAERSDALRGRFFAAMSHELRTPVNAVLGYNDLLLAGVYGPLSSTQEHGIQRSQRAARHLLELVNDVLDLSKLEAGKTEIVVEPVKLEELLEDLLVTIRPLAEERGCELRLDGTDCVATVETDPRRLRQVLLNLLSNATKFGAGHPVELRCARLPHGAPVPTRGRGKRRRTAGDALLIEVTDHGPGIAPADQERIFEEFVQLPGATPGGTGLGLPISRRLAELLGGSLGVTSAPGRGSTFCVTIPVTLPTRRTR; translated from the coding sequence ATGTCCGTCCCGCCGCACGCCGATCCCGCACGCGATGCTCCCGACGCCGACGCGTCGAGCGGCAGCGCTGGCGCCGGCGCGAGCGCCGCGTCGGCGTCGGAGCGGCCGAAGGAGCGGGTCGTCCTCGACGATCGGCCGAGCGTCAGCGCGCACGCGGTGTTCATGTCCGCCGCGCGCGGGCTGCGGCGGCCGTGGTGGCGTGCGCGGCTCCCCGCGTTCATGCTCGCCGGCACGCTGCTGCTCACCGTCGCCGCGTCGAGCTTCGTCCTCATGTCGCTCCACGCGTCCGACGCGGCGCGCTTCGACAACGCCGTGCAGTCCGCGGCGGATCGCGTGAGCGGCCGCTTCGACACCTACGTCGCGCTGCTCTACGGCGCGCGCGGCCTGTTCGCGGCGAGCGACGACGTGACTGCCGCGGAATTCGGCGCCTACGTCGACCGGCTCGAGCTCGGCGTGCACTACCGAGGCGTACGCGGCATCGGCTTCAGTCGTCGGCTCGACGTCGGCCCGCGTGTCGACAGCGCGGCGCTCGCGCGGGCCGTGCGCCGCGACGGATCGCCGGCGACGTTCGTGTGGCCCGGGGGTGTACGCGACGAGTACCACGCGATCGTCTACCTCGAGCCGCGCGACGCGCGCAACCGCGCGGCGCTCGGCTACGACATGCACACCGACCCGACGCGGCGCGACGCGATGGACCGCGCGCGCGACACCGGCCTGCCCGCCGCGTCGGGCGTCGTGCGACTGAAGCAGGAGATCGACGCCGACGAGCAGTCGGGATTCCTCGTCTACGTCCCCGTCTACACGGGGGGCGTGACGCCGGCGGACACGGCCGCGCGCCGCGAGGCCCTGCGCGGCTTCGTCTACGCGCCGTTCCGCGGCGGCGACCTGTTCGCCGGCATCTTCGGCAGCGAGAAGGAGCCGCGCGTCGCGTTCCGCGTGTTCGACGGGATCGACACGACGAGCACCCCGCTCTACGCGACCCCTGGCGCGCCCGTCGCGCACGTGGCCGAGGGACGCCGCGCCGCGTCCGCGGACGAGGCGACGAGGCTCCTCAGCGTGGTGCCGCTCGACGTCGGCGGGCGCGTGTGGACGCTCGTCTTCACGCCGCTCCCCGAGACCACCGCCAGCACGCGCAACACGCTCATCGTGAGCGCGGTCGCGCTGTTCGGTCTGCTGCTCGGCGCGCTGCTCTTCCAGATCACCGCGGCCGAGGTGCGCGCGCGCGAGTCGGCGGAGCGATCCGATGCGCTGCGCGGGCGCTTCTTCGCGGCGATGAGCCACGAGCTCCGCACGCCCGTCAACGCGGTTCTGGGGTACAACGATCTGCTCCTCGCCGGCGTCTACGGGCCGCTCTCGTCGACGCAGGAGCACGGCATCCAGCGAAGCCAGCGAGCAGCGCGTCATCTACTAGAGCTCGTGAACGACGTGCTCGATCTGAGCAAGCTCGAGGCGGGCAAGACGGAGATCGTCGTCGAGCCGGTGAAGCTGGAGGAGCTGCTCGAGGATCTGCTCGTCACCATCCGGCCACTCGCCGAGGAGCGCGGATGCGAGCTGCGGCTCGATGGGACCGACTGCGTGGCGACCGTCGAGACGGATCCGCGGCGGCTGCGGCAGGTCCTGCTCAATCTGCTGTCGAACGCGACGAAGTTCGGTGCGGGGCATCCGGTGGAGCTGCGGTGCGCACGACTGCCGCATGGCGCGCCGGTCCCGACGCGTGGGCGCGGCAAGCGGCGCCGCACGGCGGGCGACGCGCTGCTCATCGAGGTCACCGATCACGGCCCGGGCATCGCGCCCGCGGACCAGGAGCGGATCTTCGAGGAGTTCGTGCAGCTGCCGGGTGCGACGCCGGGTGGCACGGGCCTCGGCCTGCCGATCTCACGGCGGCTCGCCGAGCTGCTCGGCGGGAGTCTCGGCGTGACGTCGGCGCCCGGAAGAGGTAGCACGTTCTGCGTCACGATCCCGGTCACGCTGCCCACGCGACGCACGCGTTAG
- a CDS encoding response regulator transcription factor produces MRVLVIEDEPMVARVVARALESEYTVDVSDSATEGAHRALDETYDAILLDLELPDGDGLDVVRAMRRAGSTTPVLIMTGRGDDEHIVRGLDAGADDYLLKPLGSTDVLRARVRAAIRRGGSGPPDVLNLGPLTVDRLGRVVTGDGKTLSLTPKEFSMLEYLMLRSEQVVSRAELLQRVWNMSFDPGSNVVDAHVARLRQKLRQAITTPEIRTVRGIGFLLTAKPEDDER; encoded by the coding sequence TTGCGCGTCCTGGTGATCGAGGACGAGCCGATGGTGGCCCGAGTCGTCGCGCGAGCGCTGGAGAGCGAGTACACGGTCGACGTCAGCGACTCGGCGACGGAGGGCGCCCACCGCGCGCTCGACGAGACGTATGACGCCATCCTGCTGGATCTCGAGCTGCCGGACGGCGATGGCCTCGACGTGGTGCGCGCGATGCGGCGCGCGGGCTCGACCACGCCCGTGCTCATCATGACGGGGCGCGGCGACGACGAGCACATCGTGCGCGGGCTCGACGCCGGCGCCGACGACTACCTCCTGAAACCGCTCGGCAGCACCGACGTGCTGCGGGCGCGCGTGCGCGCCGCCATCCGTCGCGGCGGCTCCGGCCCGCCGGACGTCCTGAACCTCGGCCCGCTCACCGTCGACCGCCTGGGCCGCGTCGTCACCGGCGACGGCAAGACGCTGTCGCTGACGCCGAAGGAGTTCTCGATGCTGGAGTACCTCATGCTCCGCAGCGAGCAGGTGGTCTCGCGCGCCGAGCTGCTCCAGCGCGTGTGGAACATGAGCTTCGACCCCGGCTCCAACGTCGTCGACGCGCATGTCGCGCGGCTGCGCCAGAAGCTCCGCCAGGCCATCACGACCCCCGAGATCCGCACCGTCCGCGGCATCGGCTTCCTGCTCACCGCGAAGCCCGAGGACGACGAGCGCTGA